TAGGAAAGTGTTTGAGTCACTGTTCCtgaagatatttaaaaaaaatgtagatCTGAtacttagggacatggtttagtgatgGACTTGGTACTGTttggttaatggttggacttgatgacctaAATGATTCTGGGATTCAATGACTCTATGTGATAGGTCAAGAAGACAGCACTTTGGTCAGTTAAAAGATGTATTTTCTTCCTCTAGATCCTTGTGCTAGTTCGGAACCCCAAGGACACGGCTGTCTCCTATTACCACTTCTGCAACAACCTGTCAGTGACACCATCCTTCGCCTCCTGGGATGAGTACTTTGCAGACTTCATGAATGGAAAATGTACTTTGCCCTACATCCTCTGGAATTTCTCCTAACATGAGTGGCATACACAGGGCCTTGTGCATGGGAATCCTTCTGTGACATACCTAACTAAGGCACTCCAGAGCAGACACACAGGCCCCTGTTGTGGCAGAAACAGAGCACCAATCTCTCAGAATGGAGAGATCATGAGAAAGCTTTAGCCTGACTTTTCCATTCTCACAATTGTGGTTTGCCATACCAAGTGGACAGACCTGGACCATGCTGCACTGACCTCAGAAGAAAGAACAGACATGTTGAGCTGGTCACCTCTTCACCATTCTAAAGCCACACTTAGAAAGCTGTCTGGGCTGACTCCTCTGATTTTGTTAAGGGCCTGTATTGAGGAGTACTCAATACAGTTATGCCTCTTCTTTGTTTGCAGTGGCCTGGGGATCCTACTTTGACCACATGGTGGAATGGAACAAATACATTGACAACGAGAGGATCATGACAATAAGCTATGAGGAACTCAAAGAGGTGTGACATTCCACCCAGCTCTTCCTTGATGACTGTGTAGTGCATCCCTCCTGATATGTATGGGTGTGGGAAAGTAGAAACTCTTGGGGCAAGTCTGTCTTTAGAAGGATGTGCCTTTCTGAGTTACTCATTTATGATTGGGGCAAGCCCATGGAAGCTAGGAGGAGGATAGCCTTGCCTATTTGTGGAAGGAGTTTTATCTAGCAGAGGCACAGATtttgggaaagaagaaaaggcctTGAAACTGAGGCCAAAATGTGTAGGTTTCCTGGTCTGAGAAGTTTTCTGTTAGAGCTCTTGGaattccatggtgacattgtgGGAGGCAGCTTCCCCTGCTGGGCTTCCCACAAGGCACTGGCTCCATGCCACAGCCAGAGTGTCAAATCTCTTGGTTTCACCTCTGTGCTATGTTCCTTTGGACAGGACCCAATACTGGGGATGAAAAAGATCGCTTCCTTCTTTGGATTTTCCCTGTGTGAGGAAGATTTTTCCAGAATTGCCAAGAAGACCACCTTCAAAGCTATGAAAGAGAAATCCAGTGAAACCCATGGAAAGTTTGGGGACGTCCTCTTCCGGAAAGGTAAGTCTCTGCAATTGGAGACCTGCCTTCTGAAGGAGAACTCTAGAAGGAGTTTTGAGTATGTTACTTTCTTAGCCATGAACTCATTGGACTGTCTGTGTGAGTTCTCTCCTGTGGTGCCACCTGTACAGAAAGCTTCTGCTGTTGACAGGATTTGGGGGCTGTTTGTGAGAAACTTTATCAGAGTGCCAGTCTTAATGTCCTCAGTCACTGCTTTTGTGTTGCTGTCTTTTTCTGTAATGGCCCTGCTTAGTTAGGTAAGTGAGGTGCCAAGTGAGGGGTGGCACTGGCATCTTCCTGTTACCCACTCAGCAAGAGCTTTATGTGTCTCCTCTCAATGGACATGCCAGTGGTGGTGCCAGAGATGGTCTCTCACAGGCCTGTGTtagagctctggcagccttccTGCTCCCCACAACCTCAAGAGTCTTTGGTTTCTGAGTACTGCAAGCATGGGCTTTTTAAAATCCGTTTTTTTCATTACTCCTTGGAGGAAGAGGGATTAAGACAATCTCCTCTATACCATCTACCACAAAAAAATTTCTCCCTTCAGAGGAAGTAATTAATGAATGAGCTTTCCCCTGTGACAAAACCAGATTCCCCTTTTTCTGTGTAAAAGCTTCATGCGGTCACCTTGGAAATCCCCTTCTGGGGAGGGAGCACTTGCAGACAGCTAACCAGAAATGCTCCCTGTTATCTGGCTACAGCCTTTGCTTCTGTTCTTTGATACCTTTCCTCTCCTAGGCAATCAAACCTCTCAGGGCATTTAATGTGGTCCTTCCTGCCTTGAGTAGTCAATGACTCTGCTCCACTGCTGGCTAGATATTATTTTCTCTCAGGAGCATCTCCCTTCAGTTTTTGGTACTCATACACAGGGGTTGTTGGAAACTGGAGAGACATCTTCTCTAAGGCTCAGAATGAAGAAATGGACCAGAAATTTCAAGATTCCCTAGGAGGAACAAAGATGGCAGCAAAGATAAAATATGATGTGTACTGCAATGCCTGAAAATAAGCAGATGAATAGCATGACAGCAAGTCATGTTCCAAAGGTGATTCTCCTAAGCTGGATAGTCCCCATTTTTCGTTCCcatgagagaagagagaaactCCTCTGACAACTACCTGGTACCTCCAAGAATTTGGTAGATAATTCTTAGGTGTCTAGACCTTGTGCTTTGACTGATGTAGCCAAATAAAATGTGTGTATACTTCAAGTGAATGCCTGGCATCCTTTCAGGAGGGAGATGGTACACAGACATCTTGGCAGCAGTCTGGTGGCATCCCTGTCTCTGCTTCTTGATGAATGAGGCCCCTGCAGGTCTTGTTGGTGAGAGAGAGGGATCAACACAGAGCTTCTCCTCTGGCACAGAGTGGACTTGACATGGATATATGGTGTGGGTCTGAACCACCAAATGTCTATAGAGTAGGTAGACTATATTAGTCTGGGTTTAGATCCGTCATAGCTGCCATGGTGTTGGCAGGTCAGAAAGGCCTTTGACACTTTGGCAAACTTCACACATTGGTATGGCAAAGGGTGGAATTTATAAAGAGCAGAGAGCCATGAACTCTTGAGTAACAAACAGCTATATGTTTTTTGGAGCATTTTACTCCTATTGGACTCTAGGAAGGTAAGTGGCAAGTAGGAAGAACCACAACATTCAAATGGGAGGACTGAAGGAAAGAAGCTCCTTGATGACCCTAAGCTAAACTAGCAAACTATGAGAGTGGCATTTATTTGACAATATATGTACTTATGCTACATAGGTATGTTTTCCACACCTTCCTTGCTGATGTCAATGTCCTTGCTACATCTATGCAGAATGTCACAACCTTGTCTCATCACCCTTGTCATAACCAGTCTCATGGGAAACCACAAAAGCCAAGGAGGTGTCTGTCTGGCAAATGGAATTTGGTTCCATGGAAGAGGGATTCCTCTGCCATATTCCTAGGTAGATTTACCAGCAGGACTCACACTGAACTAAGATTAAGTACTGAGCAACCAGAAACCACAAATGTAATTAACAAAACTGGGAAATTCTTAAGTCCCtgtctgtcatggtttgagcctggcacagagccagtgcccccatgaaaatgcctcaccctggtgtctgctgtgagatgtgaccaggaataagcaaaacaggctccaacttaaacataaataacactttattacctaaaactacagggaaaaaataggaaagactataaggaaaagaaaaaaaaattgaaaaccttacaaaaaccacttttcctcctccccactccctgactttcccaatccaatacattctctcaaaaataccaactgcccagcccggcacgacactttagtatactcaaactgcagttcatgaagaggaacggagtccttcttgttccataggcttctggaaacacactgaaatcccggatgcttccttgtcacttcggcaccgcccggaaagtccatttgccgcttgtgacatgttccttccatgctcagtgctctcaccaccgagacatggatcagagctgcttttagggtggtctttcaaggatgccttgtctcactccaaaaaggcacagtctctgcttttgggacaactgtcccccccatatatttccaaccccctggggccggggggtcctcacaaatgaaccctcctggttttgaggcactgcctccccctaaatgcagtctgtgtcacaggaacaactgagtccatggctacaagaaaaagtccagccaaaaggccactccaaatcatctctccccatccaatcatctccacaaactccgggccaaagttcttatctcatatcatctctcatctcccttcttattcagcttcgaggaggattagcattttcgcaaggccccaatcatgtaagaaagggttaaaagttttcagtctctgtctgtcggtcggctcccacgcacgctgcccacacgctgccgctgcggccgggcagtcttcctcccccttctcgctggctgctctcctggggggggggggggggggggctggctgcccgatgtctcttggggctcccccacccttccatcctcgaagccccctcaacaccatctctgtccaggccttaccgcatggctggcccctcccccgcccagcagcagcgggccggacgggggagagatctgaactcctcgccCGGCGAGGTCCaaagaggaaatgccagggcagtgccctgcttttaacccctgtgtattctcggaggtgtgtccaaaccccactggccacaccggacgccagtctcaaacccaaaaccttcattggtttgaccacagcttcccaaaattcccaacttcttcctggtcaaaccatgacactgtcaaagtgctgcacagctcctcGGGACTACCCCTACCCTGCCCATGGCCCCAGGCTCCATGCCAagccctgctccaggctctcaGGCCCTGCTCCAGTGATGGTGCAGCAGGGTCAGGCTTCAGCTCCCCAGAGtctgccctgcctggccacTGGCCCTGCCAAGCTGGACCCATGCACAGACCCACATCCTGGCCAGTCCTCAGCCCATCACCTTCCCCAGGAGAGTGTCcgatgcccaggctggggctgcccaagtgctcctggctgctgtgcaCCTGGCTGGACAGTGGGATGGGCTTTGGCTGCCATGCCCTGCATCCCCTGTGTGACAGGGATAATAGGAAGTGATGCAGATTCAGCTCTGAAGGGTCACTCAAAGCCTGCTTTCCAGGCAGATTTTCTAAATGTGTGTGCAAGAGCTGCACATGTAAAAAAGATCTGCGTGGACAGGTATGTTTGTTTAAACCTGATGATTCTGGGATTGTAGGTTTCCATTGCCAGAAGAGTAGAGCTTTGTCATATTCTGGGCTTCCATGGATGAAAAGAGGCCAGTGACCATGACCCATAATTTTTGGAACTATCAACATTTTTACCTGTTACTTAGTACAGACCCCACACATTTTACTATATGGTGATAGGAAAAGGCATCTAGACAACAGAAAATCCTCTGTAATCTCAATGTCTGCAAGGAGTTGAACAAGGAGTTAAAGTAGGGAACAAGCCTAatcagaaatgggaaaaaaaaccctgaaatatTCAAAAGGCATTTATTAAGATAAAGAGGTAACATCTTAAGGtctgttggtttggttttttcttctgcaaagaTTTTTTGCAGCCTAAGGGCCCTTAGCAATCCAGAAACTTTGGAAACTCTGAAGTTCTTGTAAACTACAAGTGATGATGTGATTCTTACCAGATTTCCTGAAATGGGTGAGTCTTTCTTGCTTGATGAAGTGTCCATTGCTGCAGTACAGAATTGTGTGGCAGCACATAACACAGCAACAATGCCCATGATGAATTCAGATTTctgtggaggagcaggagcaggggttGCTCTCTGTAGGAAGTCAGAGGGTGCTTCCATAGGCTTTCTTCATTGCAGGATGAAGGTAATATCTTGGTGCTGGGTGGAGCTACAGGCTCACCTGCCACCCAGAACCCTTTTCCTCTCCCCATACCTTTCAGTCCCAGCATTTGGGTTTCCTGGTTGCCTTCACGTTTTCTCCAAATCACTTAGAGAAACAACAGGCcatttgagggggaaaaaaaggagttgATATTTTATCCAGATTACATCTCCTTAAATGCTCCacttgaattctctttttttctcagacAGAAAAGGTATAAAATTGTCATATGTAAATATCATAGGTAATTTAGTGATAATTTGATATCTGAGTTGTAGCATCTCAAATTTCCAACCAATCTTTAAAAAACTGTGTTAGAAAATGCTTTATGTGACTTATTTTATGCTCTAGATTAATCTCACTTAATTAGATGATGTGATGGTGAATTATGGGTAAGCTGAGAGGGGTGCAGCCAAACTTTCAGGTCTACAGAGGGAAAGGACTTTTAGCTTCCAAACAACATTTTCCACAGAAATTATTGCACTATGACTTGAGGAGATGAGCTCAGACTCTTGATGATTAAAAGGCTGACACTGGATTTGGTTATTAGTAGACAAGGTAATGGTTGTACAGAAACTCTTCTGAGAACTAATAAAAGCTTTGGATGGACACAAATCATTTTAGTCTATGAATACTGTTACTTTTCACTGATTCctccaatttaaaaaaaattattttcagaaattgatcagttttatttccctttcacAAGTTTTCATTCCAGGTTGTTTTGGATTTACTTCTGGAAATACCATCATCAGTCTTTGCTGATTTGTGAAATCTTATAGTTTCTCATCTGATGTTACACCATTTAAAGGATTTCCTTCTTCTGACCTCTCAATCTGTATATGCTTATGAGTGTACAGGCTGGAAACCTTGTCTGTAATGAAAGTCCCTTCCTAAGGAACgcagttttaaatatttttcctttgtttcattTAGTTTCATCTATAGTTCATCAAACTAtctttttctagtaaaatgCTTACTTTATATTTGTTTCTGGTCCTGTTAAAGATAATGAAAAAATTATCTTTCGGAAGATAATTCAGTCTCATGTCTTGCCCAGTTGTGCCTTTTCAAAGTAAGGCTAAATCTTTTTTATTGGATCTGAAACTAATACAGCATTTTCATACAACttagtttttaatttcttgtgTAAAATGTCTTTTCTGAGACTGTATGTAGGCTTTAAAGGGGTGATTATACATTTCTGAATGTGAAGTGATAAAGTGCCATTTCCAAAGACTCAGGAACAACATTCTTTTTCAGTCGTGGCTCCATAGGCTACTGTTGCCTTCCCTCATCCCTGCCAAAGACAAATGTTCCCTCAAATTtccttgcagagctgctccctggccCCCTTATCTCAAGTAATCCAGACTAGGATACATTTAAACTAACTGAAAGGATCTTCAGTTGTCCAAAGCTTAGAGGTGATCCTAACTAGACCTTTTTTTTACTGTGGACAGACCATAAGCACTGACAGGACTGTAAATTTATAAACgctttacatttacatttagcTAAACTCAGACAATTaatgtttaaaatacagaaactCAGTTTCTTCCAAGTGAGAACATAAAAATATAACAGACCTTTCTCCTCACATTCTTTGTCTCAGTCCAGCAACATTTTGTGGCATTTTGGGTTGCAGCAGGCCCCACACAGGCTGAATATTCCTGCGAAATCTGAGCTCATGGCTGCCCCAAAGGCTAGGCTTACTTCCCGCTTCTGACTGCAGTTGTCTGCTCCTTTTTTTGCATAAGCTCTTCTGTTTGTTAGACACCCCCAGCTTTCTGAAATAGCACAAAACACTCACTTTTGGTGGCAGCAAGCTGTCTGATTGACCCAGCTGTCTTGCACAACCTCACCCTTGGTGTCTCTGGGTCACTAAGAAAGAATTTCTTGCTTCAAAGATTTGGCTCTGtcattttctgcttctttcagGCATCTGCTAATATCTGCCCTTGCTGCAGGCTTCCTCCCCACTGGGTCATGCCCTCATGCTCCAGAAGACTTTTCCCTTCAGCcaaggcagggcaggcacagaaAGGCAAAGGACAACCCCCTGGCTGGTCACTGAAAGGAAGCAGGGTAGACACAGCACTCTCTGCATGCACTGGTATTTAGCATCCCTCTCCCTCACACCcagacagggacagcagtgggTATAGACATGCTGGAAGTCACAGTCTTTTGTGCTGGGGTTGGGGTGGAAATTGGACTTCTTTCTGAGAGGAGAACTTTGGACCTCAATTCAGTGGTGATCATTTCAGGTTTCTTGTATTCCCTCTGGTTGTTTTACCAAGAAAGTCATTCTTAtttgaaaaatacagaatttatatattttctgtcCAGAAACAGCTTACTAAGGAAGGTGTgcattcattatttttaaaaacaatattgaaaatttttaaaatggtaAACATATATATTTTCTGAGTATTTAACATCTTTTTCTTAGCCACTCAGTTGCTTATGAGTTTTTTCATATTAGATAGAGAACATCAAAGATAAAGccatttactttattttttacttGTCCTCGAGGTTAAGTACTTCACATCTCTATGAATGGGAAAGGTACTTCCCATTCTCTAGAAAGGTGTTTTGATTATCAGCATGTACACATAAAAAATAGTTGTAGCCAAAGTGAGCCTAGCTTTTTGGCAATGaacaaaaaatcagaatttgaaCTTGTGTTTGgcagaaactgcattttctgACACTGTTATTTAGGTCTTTCCACCAGAAAAGTACTCAAAAACCTTAGCCCTGAATTCCCCCACTCTTGAAATAATTCTCATGTATTATTTTTAAGGTTCCAATGACACAAATGTAGTTCTGCATTGAACCTTTCTAGAAAGAGACTGAACCAGTGGTTAATGACAGGGGTTGTTTTTGTGCATTTTGCTTCCCTCCAGCAAATG
This sequence is a window from Zonotrichia albicollis isolate bZonAlb1 chromosome 3, bZonAlb1.hap1, whole genome shotgun sequence. Protein-coding genes within it:
- the LOC102060475 gene encoding sulfotransferase 6B1 isoform X1 is translated as MTRNSERIIEIVDKCFSEGDKMSPEDMLFSYRGILYPATMSSPQTLEALKSFEARSDDVILVGYPKTGTNWLEQMVKELADAKYTEEEMKERINAEKKLETFQRLEFGDPGIYERMKQLPSRRIIVTHLRADLLPPSIFQSKAKILVLVRNPKDTAVSYYHFCNNLSVTPSFASWDEYFADFMNGKLAWGSYFDHMVEWNKYIDNERIMTISYEELKEDPILGMKKIASFFGFSLCEEDFSRIAKKTTFKAMKEKSSETHGKFGDVLFRKGVVGNWRDIFSKAQNEEMDQKFQDSLGGTKMAAKIKYDVYCNA
- the LOC102060475 gene encoding sulfotransferase 6B1 isoform X2 yields the protein MTRNSERIIEIVDKCFSEGDKMSPEDMLFSYRGILYPATMSSPQTLEALKSFEARSDDVILVGYPKTGTNWLEQMVKELADAKYTEEEMKERINAEKKLETFQRLEFGDPGIYERMKQLPSRRIIVTHLRADLLPPSIFQSKAKILVLVRNPKDTAVSYYHFCNNLSVTPSFASWDEYFADFMNGKLAWGSYFDHMVEWNKYIDNERIMTISYEELKEDPILGMKKIASFFGFSLCEEDFSRIAKKTTFKAMKEKSSETHGKFGDVLFRKVFGTHTQGLLETGETSSLRLRMKKWTRNFKIP